The region atatgtttgatggtatagtagtcccgttGTTGCAATAGCGTCCTTTCAGAAGGCCTTAAaaaagtggatgtgctgaaagTAAAATATTTgagaacgatatgtggtgtgagaaggtttggCCGAATAGGAAATAATAGGTCGAGAGAGGTGTGGGCGTAAGAGAAGTATGtattagagagctgaagagtgtacGGAAATAGTGTGTAAACAGGTCAGAAGTAGAGGGTACAAGGAAGAGTGAAAGatgtggatggagtgaaagatgctttgaaggtttgggATCTGAGCATGTAGAAGGATGTGTGGCGTGCAAGGGACAGAACGAAATGcagtgatgtggtttacaggggacgacgtgctttcaatgggctgaaccaaggcacatgaagcGGTCGGGGAACACCAAGGAAAGGtgtgtgaggtctggttgtggacaaggTTCTTCGGTTAcaatgaattatacatgacagatagagcgTGAATTCGAGCCAATAAGgaaatttcttcgtctgtttcccctagttaccttgctaacgcttgAACATGGAGATTGATTGTAAGGCAAACATAATATAATACGAACAATGTGGTGAACAGGGGTTGAtgtattgtcaatggactgaaccagaagcCACAAAAACATTTATTGGGCCTTGATGGAGCCAATTAGGATAGTGGgaaggccctggttcagtccattgacagcaagtcaaccccggtataccacagcgttccaatgcactctaatccttgcacgcctctcaccctcctgtatgttcaggccacgatcgctccatctttttcactccaatttggtcttcccctcccctcgttccctcgaccaatgtcacacatatcctcttcgtcaacctttcctcactcactctacatacatccaaaccacttcaatacacccacttctgctctctcaaccattctctttttattttcacacatctgtcTTATCCTTACATAAAGTTCATTCACTATTATCATCTGTTCCCACACATATCTTCAACTGAAGCCTCCAATcagtaatgatcagacttccaccagctgcccctctctagAACATTTACATCCATGATTTGCTTTTGTCTTTTAGTTAATAAAGAATACAATGCCCACTTGACACCTACTGTAATTGCCCATTTGTACTTGTGTAACTCTTGTAAAATAGGTTATTCTCAATATTTTACAAGCCATTCATTGTCTCAAGACTGGGTACCCCATGCCTCTCAATTATCCCCTCaagcatttaaatcaaccatcaccaaTACTAGATCCCTAGTCAAAATATAACACTCTATGCTCTTCCTTAAATTCCACGTGCTTTAACCACTTTCATTTGCACACACCTGTCTGGGGCTCAATCCCACAACTTCAGTAGTGCTACCTGTTCGAcggctcttcccctttaccaccgACATTCCCAAACAGTTCATCGACCTTTTGGTTTCAAttagctagaacatccaggttccgccTTTTTCTCCAAGCCTTCATGGAGGATAAGGTTTCCAACTTACCAATAGTTACCTTTTATAGTAAATAGGAGGTACATAGGTAATCTTTTTCTCAAGTACAATAAACTTTGTAAATATCAAAGTAATTTGAAAGATGAAACTTTAATTATAACCACATTTCCCCAAATAAATTTGGATTGTCATGAACGGTGATCTTGGAAAacaccttgtatatatacattttttttacccATTTAATCTCTGGGGGCTTTCCTGTGTATTATCTATCAGGCAAGTTTTTTGTATGGGATGGAGTCTCCTAGATTTTATGATTTTATACTTCTAGTACATTAGATCAAATGCACACTGACAAATTTGCTATGAAGATGCCAAGGAAAAAAGATCAAAGTACTTTtcaatttttatttatataaatttacATTCTCACTGGAATTCTGTACAACAGATGTGACTCCTATATCAGGAATACATCAATATGTTTTGCCATAGTTTCCAACTTCACCCAGCACAACTTTCTCTGCAACAATGACAACTTATTGTTTAAAAACACTATACATAATTTATGATGATAAAAGTTTAGCTTCCCTGCACTGCCAACTGTTCAGCTTTCACAAGGACATCTTCAATATCACCTTGCATGTAGAAAGCAGCTTCAGGCAAGTGATCATGTTTGCCATCCAGGATCTCCTTGAAACTCTGAAAAATAAAAGTTAGATTTAATGTCTAAGTTACCACACAAATTTACAATCTCCACTCTAAAAATAACACCATACCCATCATTCATCCATTAATGAAATATACATGTAATATCCACAAATATGTACATTTTATTTAAGCATGTAGATTGTGAACTTACGACAATTGTCTTCTCAAGTGACACAAACTTCCCCGAATATCCAGTGAACACCTCTGCCACCTGGAAAGGCTGAGACAAGAACTTCTGGATCTTGCGGGCACGGGCTACAGTAAGTTTGTCCTCCTCAGATAACTCATCCATACCCAAAATGGCAATAATATCCTGCAGGGACTTGTGATCCTGATAGGATAATGGGAAATGTTATGATTAGGTGGTTATGTATGGGCACATTTTACATAATTTCAAAATGCTGAATTTGAACAAGTTTACAAATATTGTTTTTATTCATACCTTCTTACAACATACCTGTAAAATTTTTTGTACAGACCGGGCAACATTGTAGTGCTCACTACCAATGATGTTTGGGTCCATGATACGGGAAATAGAATCTAAGGGATCAACAGCTGGATAGATACCCAATTCTGCGATACCACGAGACAACACAGTAGTGGCATCCAAGTGAGCAAAGGTAGTGGCAGGGGCAGGATCAGTCAAGTCATCAGCTGGTACATAAATGGCCTGCACAGATGTAATTGATCCCTTCTTGGTTGTGGTAATCCTCTCCTGCATAGTACCCATGTCAGTGGCCAGAGTGGGTTGATAACCTACAGCAGATGGGATGCGCCCCAGAAGAGCAGATACTTCAGAGCCAGCTTGAGTGAAACGGAAAATGTTGTCAATGAAAAGTAGCACATCCTGTCCCTCCTGGTCACGGAAGTACTCTGCTACAGTCAGTCCAGTCAAAGCAACACGGGCACGGGCACCAGGGGGTTCATTCATCTGACCGTACACCAAAGATACCTTGGAGGTGTCATCTTTCAGGGAGATAACACCAGATTCAATCATCTCATGGTAAAGATCATTGCCTTCACGGGTGCGCTCACCTACTCCAGCAAACACTGAGTAACCACCGTGTGCCTTAGCGACGTTGTTAATAAGTTCCATGATAAGTACAGTCTtgcccacaccagcaccaccaaacaGACCTAAAAATGTCCAAATACTATTGAGTCCTATGTGATAACTTGAAATATGGCATATAAATTTGTCTATAAGCATGCATTAGAGATCAATATACCTCAAATAGAAATTGATGAGGGTATTCTTATACAGTAGAGCTCTACAACAAACAGCTTATCAATGGGGATAATGAAGCCTATGGAAATAAACAGTACACTAGGGAGATACAATACTGTACGGGCAATTAATCCACAGCGAGTACATACCAATCTTCCCACCCTTGGAGTAAGGGGCCAGCAGGTCCACCACCTTAATGCCAGTCACAAGAATCTCCTGCTCAACAGACATCTCAACAAAGTCAGGGGCTTCAGCATGGATGGCTGCGAAATGTTCAGTTGGAACTGGGCCACGCTCATCAATTGGTTCACCTGGGGAGATTCAGGAAACCATAAATAAATTAATTACACAATGCATTAATTCAAATTCAATACAATCACATCCTTCAAGTCAGAGTAACTGCTTCACATCCTTAAGTCACCTTACCTGCTTTGGCTAACCCAAAATACTCATAGATGAAAATTCTAAACTAAAATAGGATCCTGAAAGGCTGAAAAATAATATGGCTATTCCACTGGTTAAGAGATATGATTGCATGTGAATCCTGAAAAAGCTAATGCAGTACTGGGCACAGCACTGCCATCTATCTATatttgacacctgttcccttctagAACTTtttaagggggtggccaaggcaatatAGTCTCTATAACTAATGAAGTCCATCAGCAGCAATGGCACTGCACTACAATAATCTTATGCTACTATTCTGATAAATCTGTCAGTGTATTCATTAAACTTGATCGCAATTTCCCATGTAaatgaggtagtgcctggaaacatacgaaaaacaacccatccactcatacacacatacgtgcttatacacatatacagccatatacatatatacacatgtacatattcatacttgcttgccttcatccattcctggcgccatcccgccccacaggaaacagcatcaccacccccacctcctacttcagcaaggtagtgccacgaaaagacaaaaaaggccacattcattcacactcagtctctagctgtcatgtgtaatgcaccaaaaccacaactcccgatccagatccaggccccacagacctttccattgtttaccccagacgtttcacatgttctcattcagtccatttacaccacactgaccccagtatatcacatcacttcAGTTCACTATTCCATGGTTTCCTACATAATAAAGATTATTTCACAAGAAACTTTTTCCCTTTATTGGAAATGTTTTTTCAGACAAGTAAATATCAGTCAGTTTACACTGTCTATTAACAATGGCTCTTGTCAGTCACCCATGCAATTATATTCCCCAAGGTAAAAAGTTGCTGTCCAAAAGAAACATTCAGTGACAAAATCACAAAAACCCtaataaagacaaagaaaaaacaaattatgAGAAACTTCTGACCTGATGGGTTACTGACCACAGTAACAAGGATGAAATCATGAGCAATGATTCGACGCAATGACTATGGTTTTTGAGATAAATCTGGTACATGACTTTCTAAATACATGATAAATCATAATATTGCTGAATAATGCTAACAGccaaaacatttttttgtatACAAAGGTATAGTAGGAGAAATTTTTAAAATTAAGAGTGTAAACTTACCAATGACATTAATAATACGGCCAAGGGTAGCTGGACCGACAGGAATGGAAATTGGGTTGCCTGTGTCCTTGACAGCATTACCACGTACGAGACCCTCTGTGCCATCCATAGCAATAGTGCGCACAGTGTTCTCTCCTGAAATACAATTTGAGTTTGCTTATCCTTACTAAAAAATAAAAAGCTCAatgaaagaaatggagtgaatatggTGCAGTAAATGTTATTCAAAGttcttaggagaaaaaaaaaaaaaaacttaccaaGATGTTGAGCAACCTCTAGCACCAGTCTTGGAGTCCGGTTTTCAACTTCAAGTGAATTCAGAATAGGTGGCAATTCTCCATCAAACTGTACGTCAACAACTGCACCAATTACTGCCACTACTTTCCCACCAGCTACCCCAGTTTGGGTGGCAGCTTCAGCCTTAGCAGCATAGTTGCGCTCTGGAAGGTGATTCAGGGTTATTACTGTAGGCAAGAAAAAGCTATGACAATGACATCTAACCACTTTTCTCAGTTGGCCAGGATTGGTCACCATGTAAATGTATGACACGCAAAACCAGTTTCATCACAACAATCAGTAAAGAAGTAAAATCCATTAGAGTATACTAACTCTCTGCACTAAGACCACTGTAAGTACAACATGAATATCCAACCTACAAATTAAGGTTCAATGCACTAATCCACCATTACTGACAATTCATCGAGCCCTATGATTCTTTCATAATGACTAAAAAGTTATCTTCAAAGTACATGAATTCTGCTGTCTAGATATAACAGCACAGCACAGGGAAATTAAGGTCAAAGTGGAAGAGATGGTAAAAAGGGCTTCTTTACTCTATTGAAATCAAGGTAAAAGTATATAAATCCAGAACCATCCCAGGTATCACAGCAGTTATAATTACACGGATGCAGATTCTCTGCACGTTAGAAAGCTGCACAGAAGCTGGCATTTAAACAATATATAGTTTTAATGATATGAACTAAGCTATTAGTATAGCATGAAGTATCCACGTCATCACAGCAGTCAAGTATATCCACTGTGCTTGCAGTGGAAAGATGCGAGAGGTTTTAAAAGTGAAATAAAAGGAATCTTGTTTAAAAGGCTAAAATTTCTCTTTCATGTTTACAGTAGTAATTGTGAAAGGATGAGATTGATCAGGCAAGTGAAAACTGAGTACATTTGCAAGGTAAGGAAATGCAGGTTGACAAATCAACACCAGCTTAATTATGTACTAATTCTTAAACTAATTTCATCTACTGAGGcgccttaaaaaaagaaagtagttTTGATGGCAAGGTTATTGCAGACGAGTATATGTATTGTGCAATAATACCAGTGTCCAAGTATCACAAGATCATCTTTGTAAACAAATGAACCTTTAGGCTCTCTCTCCCAGGGACATTTAGGTAAGTAAGAGTTATTTGGCTCACATGTATGAGTATATTATGATAACATGGATTAAATATGGAAGAAAACAAGTTAAACATGTACATTTCAGTGCaagcatattcaatgtatgtgtcaAGTATTT is a window of Panulirus ornatus isolate Po-2019 chromosome 22, ASM3632096v1, whole genome shotgun sequence DNA encoding:
- the ATPsynbeta gene encoding ATP synthase subunit beta, mitochondrial — encoded protein: MITRVCGINSRVEPSGAEVGFVSVRSTSGRHSSHPAIMLGAATRACSSILKAAKPTVVANTFQNVVPRTLPALYTAQRNYAAKAEAATQTGVAGGKVVAVIGAVVDVQFDGELPPILNSLEVENRTPRLVLEVAQHLGENTVRTIAMDGTEGLVRGNAVKDTGNPISIPVGPATLGRIINVIGEPIDERGPVPTEHFAAIHAEAPDFVEMSVEQEILVTGIKVVDLLAPYSKGGKIGLFGGAGVGKTVLIMELINNVAKAHGGYSVFAGVGERTREGNDLYHEMIESGVISLKDDTSKVSLVYGQMNEPPGARARVALTGLTVAEYFRDQEGQDVLLFIDNIFRFTQAGSEVSALLGRIPSAVGYQPTLATDMGTMQERITTTKKGSITSVQAIYVPADDLTDPAPATTFAHLDATTVLSRGIAELGIYPAVDPLDSISRIMDPNIIGSEHYNVARSVQKILQDHKSLQDIIAILGMDELSEEDKLTVARARKIQKFLSQPFQVAEVFTGYSGKFVSLEKTIVSFKEILDGKHDHLPEAAFYMQGDIEDVLVKAEQLAVQGS